The genomic segment GGGCGCGGTGAAGTACTCGGCCTTGGCGATGAAGGTGACCTTGCGGTCCAGGACGGCCGGCAGGAAGAAGGAGTCGGAGAAGGACAGATGGTTGCTCGCGAGGATCGCCGGACCGGTGAGGGGGATGTTCTCCAGGCCCTCGACCCACGGCCTGAAGGCGAGCTTCAGCGATCCCCCGAGGGAGAAGTGCATCGCGCCGTAGATCAACTCGGGTGCCTCCTGTGTCCTGTGCCACGACCTTACCCGCGCGCGGGCCGCCGTCGCCGCACGGTGCGCGGGCTGCCCCGTGCCTGTGGCGCGACGGCCCTGGTCGGTGTCGGCCCGGTCGCGTACGGTGAAGTCATTCTTCTCGCGGGTGCCCCGTACGCCCCCTCGCAAGCCCTCACGCACTCCCCCGCCCGAACCCAGCCTCACGAACAGGAGTCACCGGTGCCGGTCCTCCCTGGAGCCGAGCCGTTCCGCCACGAGGGCGGAGAGGTCGGCGTCCTCCTCTGTCATGGCTTCACCGGATCGCCCCAGTCGCTGCGCCCGTGGGCCGACTACCTCGCAGCGCGCGGGTACACCGTGTCGCTGCCGCTGCTGCCGGGGCACGGCACGCGGTGGGAGGACATGGCGGTCACCGGCTGGCAGGACTGGTACGCCGAGGTGGACCGGGAGTTGCGGGTGCTGCGCGAGAGGTGCGCGCGGGTCTTCGTCTTCGGCCTCTCCATGGGCGGGGCGCTGGCGCTGCGGCTGGCCGCGCGGCACGGCGACGCGGTCGGCGGGCTGGTGCTGGTCAACCCGGCGAACAAGGTGCACGGCCTGTCCGCGTACGCCCTGCCGGTCGCCCGCCACCTCGTCCGTACGACGAAGGGGCTGGCCGGGGACATCGCGCTGGAGGGTGCGCGCGAGGTGGGTTACGACCGGGTCCCGCTGCACTCCGCCCACTCGCTGCGGCGGTTCCTGCGGATCGTCGACGCCGAACTCCCGCAGGTGACGCAGCCGTTGCTGCTGCTGCACAGCTCGCAGGACCACGTGGTGCCGCCCGCCGACACGGCCCGCATCCTCGGCAGGGTGTCCTCGCGGGACGTCGAGGAGGTGCTGCTGGAACAGAGTTACCACGTCGCGACGTTGGACCATGACGCGGAGCGGATCTTCGACGAGAGCCACCGGTTCCTCGCCCGTCTCGCGTCCGCAGTCGCGGAGAAGGGGGGTACGTCCGGTGGCTGAGCAGGACGCGGACCGCACGGGCAGTGACGAGGAGCGCGAACCGCCCCAGGCGGAGGGACAGACGGCCGCGCCCGGGAGTACGGACGAGGGGCGCCCCGCCGACGCGCCCCTGGACGAGGTGCGCCCGCTGGACGAGGAGGCCGCCTGGGCCGCGATCGTCGCGGGGTACGGCGAGGAGCCGCCGGACCCGCCGGGCGCCAAGCCCTTCAAGCCGGTGGAGGACCTCGCCCTGCCGGACCAGGACCTGATCAACGTGCTGGACGACGAGGACCGGCCCGAGGCCCCGGCGGACAAGGGCAACGGCAAGAGCGGCCTGGGCAGTTCGGTGGTCTTCGCCCCCGGCGTCGGCGGTCCCCGCGACCATGTGCTGCCGGACGGGGATTCCGACGAGGACGACGGCCCCGAGGGGCACTTCGTGCCGCCGGAGCCGCCGCCGCTCCCGGAGGCGGACGCCACCTCGAAGTTCGCCTGGCTCGGGGTGGTCGGCGGTCCGGTGCTGATGCTCCTCGCGGTGCTGCTGGGCTGGGAGATGACCTGGTGGCTGACGACCGTCTGCATCGGCGGTTTCCTCGGCGGCTGCGCGACGCTGGTGGCGCGGATGCCGCACGACGACGACGAGGACCTGGGCGACCCGGGGCACGGCGCCGTCGTCTGAGCCGTCAGGCCCGGTCGCCCGCGCGGGCGGCGGCGGGCACCCGGAGGGCGGCCAGGACCGGCAGATGGTCCGTGGCCGCCCGCAGATCGGCGTCGCCGATGCCGGGGAGCCCGGCCGGGACACCGCAGCCGAGGATCTCGACGCCGTCCGTGGTGAGGACGGCGTCGATGCGGCGGACCGGCCCGTCGGCCGGGAAGGTGTGCTCCCCGCCCCAGGGCCGTACCGCCCAGCCGTCGTGGAGCCGCCCGGCGATCAGCCGGAACGCGTCCCCGGCCGGTACGTCGTTGAGGTCGCCGCCCACCACCGCGTGCCCGACGCCCATCGCCTCCACCCGCTCCAGCAGCGCCCGGGCCTGGGCGAGGCGTTCGTCCGGCCGCAGGCTCAGATGGCAGCTGACCACGCCCAGCCGGGTCCCGGCGATCTTGACCACCGCCGTGGCGAAGCCCCTGCGGTGCAGCCCGGGGGTGCGCGGCAGCAGGACGTCCTCGGTGCGTTCGACGGTGGCGCGCAGGGAGCAGAGCAGCAGGGGGCCGGCGGCGGTGGCGCCACCGGAGAGGACGACCAGGTCGGTCGCGGCGGCGAGCCGGGCGGCGGCCTTGCGCCAGCGGAAGAAGCGCGGCGCCTCCTGGACGAACACCAGGTCGGGGGCGCAGGCGCGGATGACGCGGGCCAGGGCGGCGGGGTCGTCGCGCATCGAGCGGATGTTGTAGCTGAGGACCCGGACGACGGCCGAACCGTCGTCCTCGGTACGGGAGTCGGGCAGCGGCGTCAGAACCATGCGGGCCACCATACGACGGACGCCCGCCGTGCCCCTGGGGGCGCGGCGGGCGTCCGTTCGGATCGCGCGTGGTGCGGTGGGTGCGGCGGTCAGCCCTGGCGGGCCAGGTCGGCCGCGCCGACCAGTCCGGCCTTGCCTCCGAGCTGGGCGGCGAGGACCTGGGCGTGCGGACGCCACTCGCCGCCGATCAGCCAGCGGCGGAACGACTTGCGGATCGGGTCCAGGACCAGTTCGCCCTCGTCGGAGACGCCGCCGCCGACGATGAAGGCGGACGGGTCGAAGAGGGAGGCCAGGTCGGCCAGGCCGGCGCCGGCCCAGCGGGCCAGCTCGCGGAACGAGTCGATGGCCACCGCGTCGCCCTGGCGGGCGGCCTCGCTGATGTGCTTGCCCTCGATGCCCTCGACCGTGCCGTCGCCGAGCGAGAGCAGGACGGCGGCGTTCTCCGGGGTCGCGTTGGCGCGCTGCTTGGCGTACCGCACCAGGGCGCGGCCGGAGGCGTACTGCTCCCAGCAGCCCTGGCTGCCGCAGCCGCAGAGCAGGCCGTCCGGGACGACCCGGATGTGGCCGAACTCGGCCGCTACGCCGAAGCGTCCGCGCCGCAGCTTGTTGCCGATGATGATGCCGCCACCGAGGCCGGTGCCGAGCGTGATGCAGATGACGTCGTCGTGGCCCTTGCCCGCGCCGAAGCGGTACTCGCCCCAGGCCGCCGCGTTCGCGTCGTTCTCGACGACGACGGGGAGGCCGACACGCTGTTCGACCTCGTCCTTGAGCGGCTCGTGGCGCCAGTCGATGTTCGGTGCGAAGAGCACGGTCGCGCGCTTGTCGTCGACGTATCCCGCCGCGCCGATGCCGACCGCTTCGATGGTGTGGCCCTCGCGCGCACCGTCCACGGCCGAGCAGATGGCGTCGACGATGCCCGAGGCCGTCGGCGGGGTCGGTACTTTGAACATCGAGAGGATCTGGCCCTCTTCGTCGACCACTCCAGCCGCGATCTTCGTGCCGCCGATATCGACGCCGATGGTGAGTCCCATGAATCCCTCAGTTCCGGTCGAGCCCCGCTGGGTCAACCGTACCCGAGAAGGCGGGCGGAATTTCCGGCCAGGG from the Streptomyces sp. NBC_01335 genome contains:
- a CDS encoding alpha/beta hydrolase is translated as MPVLPGAEPFRHEGGEVGVLLCHGFTGSPQSLRPWADYLAARGYTVSLPLLPGHGTRWEDMAVTGWQDWYAEVDRELRVLRERCARVFVFGLSMGGALALRLAARHGDAVGGLVLVNPANKVHGLSAYALPVARHLVRTTKGLAGDIALEGAREVGYDRVPLHSAHSLRRFLRIVDAELPQVTQPLLLLHSSQDHVVPPADTARILGRVSSRDVEEVLLEQSYHVATLDHDAERIFDESHRFLARLASAVAEKGGTSGG
- a CDS encoding endonuclease/exonuclease/phosphatase family protein, coding for MVLTPLPDSRTEDDGSAVVRVLSYNIRSMRDDPAALARVIRACAPDLVFVQEAPRFFRWRKAAARLAAATDLVVLSGGATAAGPLLLCSLRATVERTEDVLLPRTPGLHRRGFATAVVKIAGTRLGVVSCHLSLRPDERLAQARALLERVEAMGVGHAVVGGDLNDVPAGDAFRLIAGRLHDGWAVRPWGGEHTFPADGPVRRIDAVLTTDGVEILGCGVPAGLPGIGDADLRAATDHLPVLAALRVPAAARAGDRA
- a CDS encoding ROK family glucokinase; this encodes MGLTIGVDIGGTKIAAGVVDEEGQILSMFKVPTPPTASGIVDAICSAVDGAREGHTIEAVGIGAAGYVDDKRATVLFAPNIDWRHEPLKDEVEQRVGLPVVVENDANAAAWGEYRFGAGKGHDDVICITLGTGLGGGIIIGNKLRRGRFGVAAEFGHIRVVPDGLLCGCGSQGCWEQYASGRALVRYAKQRANATPENAAVLLSLGDGTVEGIEGKHISEAARQGDAVAIDSFRELARWAGAGLADLASLFDPSAFIVGGGVSDEGELVLDPIRKSFRRWLIGGEWRPHAQVLAAQLGGKAGLVGAADLARQG